The genomic interval CACCCTGCTGCAGGATGTGTGAGTGAGGTACTAGAAACACAAGTCGTTTTCTGCTCTGGAATACAAGGGAATCATCAATGACAATGAGATGGATTCACATTTACGATTTAGACAGGTTTAGTTCAGTATTTAGGAGGATCCAAATAGAAATATCACTAATTTTTTATTTAGACATCTGATGttttagcatgtgtattgaacAGCAGCTGTACGAGCAAAAAAGGCAGTGTGGTAGTCAACTTAATTCCTTTCTGATTACACTCAGATGTAAGAATGAATCTTCTTATGTCCCTAGTCGAATTCTTTGGCAGCGAAAGCCTCAGTTCTGTTTGTTATTGATGTCCTGGGAGGACCTCAGGAGCCATGGGAAATGTCTCTGTTTGGTAAACGAGCGAGAGAGCATTCCTCAAAGCAACACGCTGTCTAACCCCCTGACATCACACCATGCAGCATCTGACATGTTGGAAATGACGCCTGTAGTCTCTTCAAATAAACACCGATTGGTTAACACACTCCTTTTCATCTCCAAGACCTCTTCCCAGGCTTCCTGCGTTTGTGCGCCTTTGAACAGAGCTCTAACCGGCGAACCTTTTCTGCTGTTGCTTTTGTATGTTTCAGCTCAAGCCCCCTTTCGGAAAGCAACCATGAGCGTGAACGCCAACGACCTGAGTGAGCTGATGGAGCTGTGGGAGGAGCTCAACTTCACGGGCGAGCACGACGACAACCTGTCCCACGTGGAGGCGCTGATGTGTCCCGCCGCGTTCAGTCACGACGCCGTCTTCTACACCCTCTCCGTCCTCTACATCTTCATCTTCCTGGTGGGCCTGGCCGCCAACTCCCTCGTGGTCTGGGTGAACGTCCGCTCCGAGAGGAACCGCTACGAAACCCACCTGTACATCCTGAACCTGGCGGTGGCCGACCTGTGCGTGGTGGCCACTCTGCCCGTGTGGGTCAGCTCCCTGCTCCAGAAAGGCCACTGGCCGTTCGGCGAGGCCGTCTGCAAGATCACCCACCTGGTGTTCAGCGTCAACCTCTTCAGTAGCATCTTCTTCCTCACCTGCATGAGCATGGACCGCTACTTGTCCGTGGTGCTCTTTGGAGAATCCTCCAACAGCCGTTTGAGGAGGGTGGTCCGCCAGCTCATCTGCATCCTGGTGTGGGTGCTGGCGCTGGTCGCGTCCCTACCGGATACCTACTTCCTCCAGGCGGTCAAGTCGACCCATTCCGACAGCATCATGTGTCGGCCCGTGTATCCGGTCGACAGCTCCCGCGAGTGGATGGTCGGCATCCAGATGAGCTTCTTCGTCCTGGGCTTCGCCATCCCCTTCCCCATCATCGCCATCTTCTACCTCCTCCTGGCCACGTCGATTCCTTCCGGCGCGGACAACGAGCGGCGGGTCAGCCGGAAGATCATCCTCACCTACATCGTGGTGTTCCTCGTCTGCTGGCTGCCCTACCACGGGGTCCTCCTCATGGACTCGCTGTCGCTGCTGAACGTTCTCCCCTTCAGCTGCCGCCTGGAGAACTTCCTGTTTGTGGCGCTGCACTTCACCC from Osmerus eperlanus chromosome 21, fOsmEpe2.1, whole genome shotgun sequence carries:
- the ackr3b gene encoding atypical chemokine receptor 3b; its protein translation is MCIEQQLYEQKRQCGSQLNSFLITLRCKNESSYVPSRILWQRKPQFCLLLMSWEDLRSHGKCLCLVNERESIPQSNTLSNPLTSHHAASDMLEMTPVVSSNKHRLVNTLLFISKTSSQASCVCAPLNRALTGEPFLLLLLYVSAQAPFRKATMSVNANDLSELMELWEELNFTGEHDDNLSHVEALMCPAAFSHDAVFYTLSVLYIFIFLVGLAANSLVVWVNVRSERNRYETHLYILNLAVADLCVVATLPVWVSSLLQKGHWPFGEAVCKITHLVFSVNLFSSIFFLTCMSMDRYLSVVLFGESSNSRLRRVVRQLICILVWVLALVASLPDTYFLQAVKSTHSDSIMCRPVYPVDSSREWMVGIQMSFFVLGFAIPFPIIAIFYLLLATSIPSGADNERRVSRKIILTYIVVFLVCWLPYHGVLLMDSLSLLNVLPFSCRLENFLFVALHFTQCFSLLHCCVNPVIYNFINRNYRYDLMKAFIFKYSTKTGLAKLIDTSRVSETEYSAVAVENHSQL